One genomic segment of Pseudonocardia sp. T1-2H includes these proteins:
- a CDS encoding NAD(P)H-dependent flavin oxidoreductase, with the protein MRTRFTDLFGVEHPVVQGGMQWVGRAPLVAAVANAGGLGFITALTQPTPDELRAEIRRCRELTDKPFGVNLTILPAITPPPYAEYRQAIIDEGVPFVETAGSNPTEHLRHFHAHGIKVIHKCTSVRHGVKAQSLGVDALSIDGFECAGHPGEDDVPGLILLPAAADALDIPFIASGGFADGRGLVAALALGAEGINMGTRFMATVESGIHRNVKERLVEAGERDTQLIFRQLRNTARVADNAVSREVVAKLNEGAKFEDIKHLVAGVRGVKVYETGDVDHGIWSAGMVQGLIRDIPTCEELITRIVRDAEEIITDRLAAAVGTPAAVAGS; encoded by the coding sequence ATGAGGACACGCTTCACGGACCTGTTCGGTGTCGAGCATCCCGTCGTACAGGGCGGGATGCAATGGGTCGGGCGGGCACCGCTCGTCGCCGCCGTCGCGAACGCGGGTGGCCTGGGTTTCATCACGGCGCTGACCCAGCCGACGCCGGACGAGCTGCGGGCGGAGATCCGCCGCTGCCGCGAGCTCACGGACAAGCCCTTCGGCGTCAACCTGACGATCCTGCCGGCGATCACGCCGCCGCCGTACGCGGAGTACCGGCAGGCGATCATCGACGAGGGCGTCCCCTTCGTGGAGACGGCCGGCTCGAACCCGACCGAGCACCTGAGGCACTTCCACGCGCACGGGATCAAGGTGATCCACAAGTGCACCAGCGTGCGGCACGGAGTGAAAGCGCAGTCCCTGGGCGTCGACGCGCTGAGCATCGACGGCTTCGAGTGCGCCGGTCACCCCGGTGAGGACGACGTCCCCGGGCTGATCCTGCTGCCCGCCGCCGCGGACGCCCTCGACATCCCGTTCATCGCCTCGGGCGGGTTCGCCGACGGCCGGGGCCTGGTCGCGGCGCTCGCGCTCGGCGCCGAGGGCATCAACATGGGCACCCGGTTCATGGCAACCGTCGAGTCCGGGATCCACCGCAACGTCAAGGAGCGGCTGGTGGAGGCGGGGGAGCGGGACACCCAGCTGATCTTCCGCCAACTGCGCAACACCGCGCGGGTCGCGGACAACGCGGTCTCCCGCGAGGTCGTCGCGAAGCTGAACGAGGGCGCGAAGTTCGAGGACATCAAGCACCTCGTGGCGGGGGTGCGCGGGGTGAAGGTCTACGAGACGGGCGACGTGGACCACGGCATCTGGAGCGCGGGCATGGTCCAGGGCCTGATCCGGGACATCCCCACGTGCGAGGAGCTGATCACCCGCATCGTCCGCGACGCGGAGGAGATCATCACCGACCGCCTCGCCGCGGCGGTCGGCACGCCGGCCGCGGTCGCGGGCAGCTAG
- a CDS encoding alpha-ketoglutarate-dependent dioxygenase AlkB family protein: MELLPRDRRVLSPGAVHVPDWLDVARQRELVEACRGWASEGPGMRAATLPNGGRMTVRMVCLGWHWIPYRYSRTRDDQDGSPAIPFPAWLGDLGRAAVRDAYGDPLLTYEPDVALVNHYGDDARMGLHRDAEEKAPDPVVSLSLGAPCVFRFGNTESRGRPWTDVELRSGDLIVFGGESRRAYHGVPGLLPHTAADLADIGLGRGRLNITLRVSGLG, from the coding sequence CTGGAACTCCTCCCGCGGGACCGCCGCGTGCTCTCCCCCGGCGCGGTGCACGTCCCGGACTGGCTCGACGTCGCCCGGCAGCGCGAGCTCGTCGAGGCGTGCCGCGGCTGGGCGTCCGAGGGGCCCGGGATGCGCGCCGCGACGCTGCCGAACGGCGGCCGGATGACCGTCCGGATGGTGTGCCTGGGCTGGCACTGGATCCCCTACCGCTACTCCCGCACCCGTGACGACCAGGACGGGTCCCCGGCGATCCCGTTCCCGGCGTGGCTCGGTGACCTCGGCCGCGCGGCCGTCCGGGACGCCTACGGGGACCCGCTGCTCACCTACGAGCCGGACGTCGCGCTCGTCAACCACTACGGCGACGACGCCCGGATGGGCCTGCACCGCGACGCCGAGGAGAAGGCGCCGGACCCGGTCGTCTCGCTGTCCCTCGGCGCACCGTGCGTCTTCCGGTTCGGCAACACCGAGTCCCGCGGGCGGCCGTGGACGGACGTCGAGCTGCGCTCCGGGGACCTGATCGTGTTCGGCGGGGAGTCCCGGCGGGCCTACCACGGGGTGCCCGGGCTGCTGCCGCACACGGCCGCCGACCTCGCGGACATCGGGCTGGGCCGAGGGCGGCTGAACATCACGCTGCGGGTGTCCGGGCTGGGGTGA
- a CDS encoding acyl-CoA dehydrogenase family protein, giving the protein MSARDAALAQLGEERAAALLPEPPDRPLDRTSLLQVFAGLQDTGFLGSTLPPELGGAGLSHSAFGSLVEGVGGGLPFLSNHSVQRYLHASGSDGVCARWLTPLLDGRAIGLVAITEPHGGSQVADVHTEVRRTADGLRLYGVKTWLVHATVAHVAVVLARGPDGAPVRVVVDLDGPGVRRTPMPTSGLRYLPFGSLEFDGCPVPDDAVLAGDGVAATKTGFAVARSLVGVQAVALAQRALTRTVYQLADRTARDRPVTSSDVVRHRVGAMAGRIEAARLLCYEALTGVDEARPGCDALAAAAKVLATDVARDVTTECVELCAGAGAAANSVAARCRDDAALLATADGTSLVNQTIWGGHVVRELLRERPDLWQGPEA; this is encoded by the coding sequence GTGAGTGCTCGGGACGCCGCGCTGGCGCAACTCGGTGAGGAGCGCGCCGCCGCCCTGCTCCCGGAGCCGCCGGACCGGCCGCTGGACCGCACCTCGCTCCTGCAGGTGTTCGCCGGACTGCAGGACACCGGCTTCCTGGGCTCGACCCTGCCGCCCGAGCTGGGCGGCGCCGGCCTGAGCCATTCCGCCTTCGGCTCGCTCGTCGAAGGCGTCGGCGGCGGGCTCCCGTTCCTGTCCAACCACAGCGTGCAGCGGTACCTGCACGCGTCGGGCTCGGACGGGGTGTGCGCGCGCTGGCTCACACCGCTGCTCGACGGCCGGGCGATCGGGCTCGTCGCGATCACCGAACCGCACGGGGGCTCGCAGGTCGCGGACGTCCACACGGAGGTGCGCCGCACGGCCGACGGGCTGCGCCTGTACGGCGTCAAGACCTGGCTGGTCCACGCGACGGTCGCCCACGTGGCGGTCGTGCTCGCCCGCGGCCCGGACGGCGCCCCCGTGCGCGTCGTCGTCGACCTCGACGGGCCGGGGGTCCGGCGCACCCCGATGCCCACCAGCGGCCTGCGCTACCTCCCGTTCGGCTCCCTGGAGTTCGACGGCTGCCCGGTCCCCGACGACGCGGTCCTCGCCGGGGACGGGGTGGCAGCCACCAAGACCGGGTTCGCGGTCGCGCGCTCGCTCGTCGGGGTCCAGGCCGTCGCGCTCGCGCAGCGGGCTCTCACCCGCACGGTGTACCAGCTCGCCGACCGGACCGCGCGGGACCGTCCGGTGACCTCGTCCGACGTGGTGCGGCACCGGGTCGGGGCGATGGCCGGGCGGATCGAGGCGGCCCGGCTGCTCTGTTACGAGGCGCTGACCGGGGTCGACGAGGCCCGTCCGGGGTGCGACGCGCTCGCGGCCGCGGCGAAGGTGCTCGCGACGGACGTCGCCCGGGACGTCACCACCGAATGCGTCGAGCTCTGCGCCGGGGCCGGGGCGGCGGCGAACTCCGTCGCCGCCAGGTGCCGGGACGACGCCGCGCTGCTGGCCACCGCGGACGGCACCTCCCTGGTCAACCAGACGATCTGGGGCGGGCACGTCGTCCGGGAGCTGCTGCGGGAGCGTCCCGATCTCTGGCAGGGTCCGGAGGCATGA
- the dmpG gene encoding 4-hydroxy-2-oxovalerate aldolase, which yields MTRPELAHDIRLIDTTLRDGSHAMAHRFTETQVRDTVRALDAAGVEWIEVSHGDGIGGSSFNYGFSGTDEMTLIAAARDEVTTARIAVLLVPGIGTVDDLKRARDAGADMVRVATHCTEADVSPQHFAAARELGMETVGFLMMAHRTSPEDLAKQARIMVDAGCQCPYVTDSAGALLMHEAKARFEALVAEVGDEAWVGYHGHQNMSMGVANSVIAWESGVRSIDGSLCALGAGSGNSPTEVLAAVFDRLGVDTGVDVSALLDAAEDVVRPYLQRWPKMDRNAIVQGWAGVYSSFLLHAERAGERYKVPAHEILRRCGELGYVGGQEDMIIDVAIGLAAERG from the coding sequence ATGACCCGCCCGGAGCTCGCGCACGACATCAGGCTGATCGACACGACCCTGCGGGACGGGTCGCACGCGATGGCCCACCGGTTCACCGAGACCCAGGTCCGGGACACCGTCCGGGCGCTCGACGCCGCGGGGGTCGAGTGGATCGAGGTCTCCCACGGCGACGGGATCGGCGGCTCGTCGTTCAACTACGGCTTCTCCGGCACCGACGAGATGACGCTGATCGCCGCCGCCCGCGACGAGGTGACCACGGCCAGGATCGCGGTGCTGCTGGTCCCCGGCATCGGCACCGTCGACGACCTCAAGCGCGCCCGGGACGCCGGCGCGGACATGGTGCGCGTCGCCACCCACTGCACCGAGGCGGACGTCTCCCCGCAGCACTTCGCCGCGGCCCGTGAGCTGGGCATGGAGACGGTCGGGTTCCTGATGATGGCGCACCGCACGTCGCCGGAGGACCTGGCGAAGCAGGCGCGGATCATGGTCGATGCCGGGTGCCAGTGCCCGTACGTCACGGACTCCGCGGGCGCGCTGCTCATGCACGAGGCCAAGGCGCGGTTCGAGGCGCTGGTCGCCGAGGTCGGTGACGAGGCGTGGGTCGGATACCACGGTCACCAGAACATGAGCATGGGCGTCGCGAACTCGGTGATCGCCTGGGAGTCGGGCGTCCGCTCGATCGACGGCTCCCTCTGCGCGCTGGGCGCGGGCTCCGGGAACTCGCCGACGGAGGTGCTCGCGGCGGTGTTCGACCGGCTCGGCGTCGACACCGGGGTGGACGTGTCCGCGCTGCTCGACGCGGCCGAGGACGTCGTCCGGCCGTACCTGCAGCGCTGGCCCAAGATGGACCGCAACGCGATCGTCCAGGGCTGGGCCGGGGTGTACTCGTCGTTCCTGCTGCACGCGGAGCGGGCGGGGGAGCGCTACAAGGTCCCGGCGCACGAGATCCTGCGGCGCTGCGGCGAGCTCGGGTACGTCGGCGGCCAGGAAGACATGATCATCGACGTCGCGATCGGGCTGGCGGCGGAGCGGGGCTGA
- a CDS encoding IclR family transcriptional regulator encodes MRSTQPNGVAPNSVLGRALTLLTAFRPGEDELTLAELHRRTGIPKPTAHRLLGELVDWDVVERTPTGIRLGMRLFELGQLVPRQRSLREAAAPFLTDLFEATHETVHLAVPDGIEVVYVQKLDGRRGPAVASRVGGRMPAYCTGVGKVLLAFAPPERFAAVVAAGLERRTPRTVVAPGLLASELAAVRERGVALEHEESTVGITCVAAPVFDGEGPAVAAISITGWANRLDPDRFAPAVRTAALGISRSLRGRTG; translated from the coding sequence GTGCGTTCCACTCAGCCGAACGGCGTCGCTCCGAACTCGGTGCTGGGCCGGGCGCTCACCCTCCTCACCGCGTTCCGCCCCGGCGAGGACGAGCTGACCCTCGCAGAGCTGCACCGGCGGACCGGGATCCCCAAGCCCACGGCGCACCGGCTGCTCGGCGAGCTGGTCGACTGGGACGTCGTGGAGCGGACGCCGACGGGCATCCGGCTCGGCATGCGACTGTTCGAGCTCGGTCAGCTCGTGCCCCGCCAGCGGAGCCTGCGGGAGGCCGCGGCCCCGTTCCTCACCGACCTCTTCGAGGCGACGCACGAGACGGTGCACCTCGCTGTCCCGGACGGGATCGAGGTCGTCTACGTGCAGAAACTCGACGGCCGCCGCGGCCCGGCCGTCGCGTCCCGGGTCGGCGGCCGGATGCCCGCGTACTGCACCGGCGTCGGCAAGGTCCTGCTCGCGTTCGCCCCGCCGGAGCGGTTCGCGGCGGTCGTCGCCGCCGGGCTCGAACGCCGGACGCCCCGGACGGTCGTCGCCCCCGGGTTGCTGGCCTCGGAGCTGGCGGCCGTCCGGGAGCGTGGGGTCGCGCTGGAGCACGAGGAGTCGACGGTCGGGATCACCTGTGTCGCCGCCCCGGTGTTCGACGGCGAGGGCCCGGCCGTCGCCGCCATCTCGATCACCGGGTGGGCGAACCGCCTGGACCCGGACCGCTTCGCGCCCGCCGTCCGCACCGCCGCACTCGGGATCTCGCGCTCGTTGCGCGGCCGAACCGGCTGA
- a CDS encoding NAD(P)/FAD-dependent oxidoreductase: protein MPRRSPATEERSGTPGSPRRGEKVRGSSWAPETARSSAPGGCSSPPAWSTSFPDLSGLRELWGRDVLHCPYCHGHEVRDQAIGVLGTGPLAVHQALLFRQWSADVTLFRHTSPDPTEAEQEQLAARGVAVVEGEVVALESTGGRLSGVRLDTGRVVPRSAVTVTPRFAARSAVLAGLGITAVEHPRGVGSHVDTDPSGLTAVPGVWAAGNVADLMIQVVGSAAAGVTAGAAINADLVAEDTRLAVERWRSRRQDPFSPEAEARMCEQLVGDRRHGL from the coding sequence GTGCCGCGGAGGTCGCCCGCTACGGAGGAACGGTCCGGCACGCCCGGGTCACCACGGCGCGGCGAGAAGGTACGCGGTTCGTCGTGGGCACCGGAGACGGCGAGGAGTTCGGCGCCCGGCGGCTGCTCGTCACCACCGGCCTGGTCGACGAGCTTCCCGGACCTCTCCGGCCTGCGCGAGCTGTGGGGCCGGGACGTCCTGCACTGCCCGTACTGCCACGGGCACGAGGTCCGGGACCAGGCGATCGGCGTTCTCGGCACCGGGCCGCTCGCGGTGCACCAGGCGCTGCTGTTCCGCCAGTGGAGCGCGGACGTCACGCTGTTCCGGCACACCTCGCCGGACCCCACCGAGGCCGAGCAGGAGCAGCTGGCGGCCCGCGGCGTCGCCGTCGTGGAGGGCGAGGTCGTGGCCCTGGAGTCCACCGGCGGCCGGCTCTCCGGCGTCCGGCTGGACACCGGCCGGGTGGTCCCCCGCAGCGCGGTGACGGTGACGCCGCGGTTCGCCGCCCGCAGCGCCGTCCTCGCCGGACTCGGGATCACCGCCGTCGAGCACCCGAGGGGTGTCGGCAGCCACGTCGACACCGACCCGAGCGGCCTCACCGCGGTTCCCGGCGTCTGGGCCGCCGGTAACGTCGCGGACCTGATGATCCAGGTGGTCGGGTCCGCGGCGGCCGGCGTGACGGCCGGGGCCGCCATCAACGCCGACCTCGTCGCGGAGGACACCCGCCTCGCCGTCGAACGGTGGCGGTCCCGGCGGCAGGACCCGTTCTCGCCGGAGGCCGAGGCGCGCATGTGCGAACAGCTCGTCGGCGACCGCCGGCACGGCCTGTGA
- a CDS encoding class I SAM-dependent methyltransferase, with translation MAHVHAQGPVPEPGTVSETEFWDARYASEDRIWSGNANDVLVREVSDMTPGTVLDLGCGEGADAVWLARRGWRVTATDISQVALDRAERHAREEGVGDRIDWQQHDLGVSFPPGEFDLVSAHFLHSRGDLPRERILRTAARAVAPGGVLLVVGHAGFPSWEPDPPADVVFPTPDEVLASLELPDGGWEVLISAEHERVRTRPDGGPGTHTDNTLMVRRRPETPGQTPGQARRGENPARSG, from the coding sequence ATGGCGCACGTCCACGCGCAGGGTCCGGTACCCGAACCCGGCACCGTCTCGGAGACCGAGTTCTGGGACGCCCGCTACGCCTCGGAGGACCGGATCTGGAGCGGGAACGCGAACGACGTCCTGGTCCGCGAGGTCTCGGACATGACCCCCGGCACCGTCCTCGACCTCGGCTGCGGCGAGGGCGCCGACGCGGTCTGGCTGGCCCGCCGCGGGTGGCGGGTGACCGCGACGGACATCTCCCAGGTCGCCCTCGACCGGGCCGAACGGCACGCCCGGGAGGAGGGGGTCGGCGACCGGATCGACTGGCAGCAGCACGACCTGGGGGTGTCCTTCCCGCCCGGCGAGTTCGACCTCGTGTCCGCTCACTTCCTGCACTCCCGGGGCGACCTGCCGCGGGAGCGGATCCTGCGGACCGCCGCCCGGGCCGTCGCGCCGGGGGGCGTGCTGCTCGTCGTCGGACACGCGGGGTTCCCGTCGTGGGAGCCGGACCCGCCGGCCGACGTGGTGTTCCCGACGCCGGACGAGGTGCTCGCCTCCCTCGAGCTGCCGGACGGCGGCTGGGAGGTGCTGATCAGCGCGGAGCACGAGCGGGTCCGGACCCGCCCCGACGGCGGGCCGGGCACCCACACGGACAACACGCTCATGGTGCGGCGGCGGCCGGAGACCCCTGGCCAGACCCCTGGCCAGGCACGGAGGGGGGAAAATCCGGCCCGGAGCGGGTGA
- a CDS encoding WhiB family transcriptional regulator, translated as MDWRTRGACLGENPELFFPVGTTGPAPLQEAEAKTVCRRCPVVLPCLEWAMDHENHGVWGGTTLDERRRLRRYGRRARVA; from the coding sequence ATGGACTGGCGAACCCGCGGAGCTTGCCTGGGGGAGAACCCCGAGCTGTTCTTCCCCGTCGGCACCACCGGTCCGGCGCCCCTGCAGGAGGCGGAGGCCAAGACGGTCTGCCGCCGCTGCCCGGTCGTCCTGCCGTGCCTGGAGTGGGCGATGGACCACGAGAACCACGGGGTGTGGGGCGGTACCACGCTGGACGAGCGCCGGCGGCTGCGCCGCTACGGGCGTCGTGCCCGGGTGGCCTGA
- a CDS encoding ATP-binding protein yields the protein MRRHYRPVAEACASVRRDLRAFLESCGADAEATDVAVLVANELASNVIDHAGTPFVVTVTLSAEAVRIEVEDGSGSPPVVRPPDVHAARGRGLQLIEALAGEWTYVRTAAGKIVCADVPAARAPLRTA from the coding sequence ATGCGCCGGCACTACCGCCCGGTCGCGGAGGCCTGTGCCTCCGTCCGGCGCGACCTGCGTGCCTTCCTGGAGTCGTGCGGGGCCGACGCGGAGGCGACCGACGTCGCCGTCCTCGTCGCCAACGAACTCGCGAGCAACGTCATCGACCACGCGGGCACGCCGTTCGTCGTCACCGTCACCCTGTCCGCGGAGGCCGTGCGGATCGAGGTCGAGGACGGTTCGGGCAGTCCGCCCGTGGTGCGCCCACCGGACGTCCACGCCGCGCGGGGCCGCGGCCTGCAGCTGATCGAGGCCCTGGCGGGCGAGTGGACCTACGTCCGGACCGCCGCGGGGAAGATCGTCTGCGCGGACGTACCCGCCGCCCGTGCTCCACTTCGGACGGCGTAG
- a CDS encoding cold-shock protein, which yields MAQGTVKWFNSEKGFGFISVDGGGADVFVHYSEIDAGGFRSLDEGQRVEFEVGQGQKGPQATAVRIV from the coding sequence ATGGCACAGGGCACCGTGAAGTGGTTCAACTCGGAGAAGGGCTTCGGCTTCATCTCCGTCGACGGCGGCGGCGCCGACGTCTTCGTCCACTACTCGGAGATCGACGCGGGCGGCTTCCGCAGCCTCGACGAGGGTCAGCGCGTGGAGTTCGAGGTGGGCCAGGGCCAGAAGGGCCCGCAGGCGACCGCCGTGCGCATCGTCTGA
- a CDS encoding aldo/keto reductase: MSERFLPPDGAPGPNGLVSAGSTGVGRLGIGLAAVARPAYITAGRNRDLGAHRSVEDLRARSRAVLDAAYAAGIRYVDVARSYGRAEEFLAGWLAAHPTFDDVVVGSKWGYRYVGEWRLDADVHEIKDHSLAAFERQSEESLALLGEYLAIYHVHSATLDTGVLTDVAVHEAMARLRDSGTRIGISTSGPAQADAVRRALGVQVGGLPLFTSFQATWNVLEPSAGRALAEAAATGAGVIVKEPVANGRLAPGGQDGSPGAARAAELAEGLGVPVDQLAIAAALAQPWAGRVLSGAVDGEQLASNVAAAALQIPSDVAQELADLAEDPGSYWKARSARSWA, from the coding sequence ATGAGCGAGAGGTTCCTCCCACCGGACGGTGCCCCCGGCCCGAACGGCCTCGTGAGCGCCGGGTCGACCGGAGTCGGTCGGCTGGGGATCGGGCTGGCCGCGGTCGCCCGGCCCGCCTACATCACCGCCGGCCGCAACCGTGACCTCGGCGCGCACCGGAGCGTCGAGGACCTGCGGGCGCGCAGCCGGGCGGTGCTCGACGCCGCCTACGCGGCCGGGATCCGGTACGTCGACGTCGCCCGGTCCTACGGCCGCGCGGAGGAGTTCCTCGCCGGCTGGCTCGCCGCGCATCCGACGTTCGACGACGTGGTCGTCGGCTCCAAGTGGGGCTACCGGTACGTGGGGGAGTGGCGCCTCGACGCCGACGTGCACGAGATCAAGGACCACTCGCTCGCGGCGTTCGAGCGCCAGTCCGAGGAGTCGTTGGCGCTGCTCGGCGAATATCTGGCGATCTACCACGTGCACTCCGCGACGCTGGACACCGGCGTGCTCACCGACGTCGCGGTGCACGAGGCGATGGCCCGGCTGCGGGACAGCGGCACCCGGATCGGCATCTCCACCTCCGGACCCGCCCAGGCGGACGCGGTGCGGCGGGCCCTCGGGGTACAGGTCGGCGGCCTTCCGCTGTTCACGTCCTTCCAGGCCACCTGGAACGTGCTCGAACCCTCGGCCGGTCGCGCGCTGGCCGAGGCCGCGGCGACCGGCGCGGGCGTGATCGTCAAGGAGCCGGTGGCGAACGGGCGGCTGGCTCCCGGCGGGCAGGACGGGTCGCCGGGCGCGGCCCGCGCGGCCGAGCTCGCGGAGGGGCTCGGCGTCCCGGTGGACCAGCTCGCGATCGCCGCCGCCCTCGCGCAGCCGTGGGCGGGCCGGGTGCTCTCGGGCGCGGTCGACGGGGAGCAGCTGGCCAGCAACGTCGCCGCCGCCGCCCTGCAGATCCCGTCCGACGTCGCCCAAGAGCTCGCGGACCTGGCCGAGGACCCGGGGTCGTACTGGAAGGCCCGGTCCGCGCGCAGCTGGGCGTGA
- a CDS encoding sugar porter family MFS transporter: protein MTASRSTTSSKSHNRFLIKLTVISTLGGLLFGYDTGVISGALLYMKTDLQLTSFTEALVVSSLLFPGAAFGALLGGRLSDKLGRKGSLLVCAGLFLVGAITCAVAPGVAIMTTGRVLLGFGVGAAATTCPLYLAEMAPADRRGRMVTINELMIVTGQFLAFAMNALLDALIKDPHVWRWMLAVAIVPAVALFVGMFFLPDSPRWYAVRGRLEDTKRVLELSREPSEAAEEYHVIAEHAKRDLAEDKGAAVRDLRAFPWMRRILWVGCGLATVQQATGINTVNYYAPTILESTGLGASASLILTITVGVVAIIGTILGIVLLGHFNRRPLLLTGFTGVATGHAVLGLSFLLPESDGRSYLILAAMLIVVFFVQTFIGTLVWLLLSEIFPMTIRGFAMGIAVFVLWTVNAAISFAFPPLVAALGASATFGLFAVVNVGSILFVQRFAPETRGRSLEELEDQFREGKQVVRAAPAAAPGS, encoded by the coding sequence ATGACGGCGAGTCGATCGACCACATCGTCGAAGTCGCACAATCGGTTCCTGATAAAGCTGACGGTGATCTCCACGCTCGGGGGCCTCCTCTTCGGCTACGACACCGGCGTCATCTCCGGCGCCCTGCTCTACATGAAGACGGACCTGCAGCTCACCTCCTTCACCGAGGCGCTGGTCGTCAGCTCGCTGCTTTTCCCGGGGGCCGCGTTCGGCGCGCTGCTGGGCGGGCGGCTCTCGGACAAGCTCGGCCGCAAGGGCAGCCTGCTGGTCTGCGCCGGGCTGTTCCTCGTCGGCGCGATCACCTGCGCGGTGGCCCCGGGCGTCGCGATCATGACGACCGGTCGCGTCCTGCTGGGCTTCGGCGTCGGCGCGGCGGCCACCACGTGCCCGCTCTACCTGGCCGAGATGGCACCGGCCGACCGCCGCGGCCGGATGGTCACGATCAACGAGCTGATGATCGTCACGGGGCAGTTCCTGGCGTTCGCGATGAACGCGCTGCTGGACGCGTTGATCAAGGACCCGCACGTGTGGCGCTGGATGCTCGCGGTCGCGATCGTTCCGGCGGTCGCCCTGTTCGTCGGCATGTTCTTCCTGCCGGACTCGCCCCGCTGGTACGCCGTGCGCGGTCGGCTCGAGGACACGAAGCGCGTGCTCGAGCTGAGCAGAGAACCCTCCGAGGCCGCCGAGGAGTACCACGTCATCGCGGAGCACGCGAAGCGCGACCTGGCCGAGGACAAGGGCGCCGCGGTGCGCGACCTGCGGGCGTTCCCCTGGATGCGGCGGATCCTGTGGGTCGGCTGCGGGCTCGCCACCGTGCAACAGGCGACGGGCATCAACACGGTGAACTACTACGCGCCGACGATCCTCGAGTCGACGGGCCTGGGCGCCAGCGCATCGCTGATCCTGACGATCACGGTGGGCGTGGTGGCGATCATCGGCACCATCCTCGGGATCGTGCTGCTCGGCCACTTCAACCGCAGGCCGCTGCTGCTCACCGGGTTCACCGGCGTCGCCACCGGGCACGCGGTGCTCGGGCTGTCGTTCCTGCTGCCCGAGTCCGATGGGCGCAGCTACCTGATCCTCGCCGCGATGCTGATCGTCGTCTTCTTCGTGCAGACGTTCATCGGCACGCTCGTCTGGCTGCTGCTCTCCGAGATCTTCCCGATGACGATCCGCGGGTTCGCGATGGGGATCGCGGTCTTCGTGCTCTGGACGGTCAACGCGGCGATCTCGTTCGCCTTCCCGCCGCTGGTCGCGGCGCTCGGGGCGAGCGCCACCTTCGGGCTCTTCGCGGTCGTCAACGTGGGCTCGATCCTGTTCGTGCAGCGGTTCGCGCCGGAGACGCGCGGCCGGAGCCTGGAGGAGCTGGAGGACCAGTTCCGGGAGGGGAAGCAGGTCGTCCGGGCCGCGCCGGCCGCTGCGCCCGGCTCCTGA
- a CDS encoding DeoR/GlpR family DNA-binding transcription regulator, with translation MVHGGAALTPGELHTPAFPDDGHAAGRRRVAERAAGSVGDRDTIAVDAGPTAYALAGALPPSFRGSLITHSMPVLTLMDGRRRGSRTVSLGGELLGNRHAFVGPYTEAALDRLRARTFFLSPSAVDARGAYAHSPAEASVQRKLAAIADEVVLVATADVFAASAPARITELAGLDRVVTDQHPPAAVAAVLRAAQVPIEVVGCA, from the coding sequence ATGGTGCACGGCGGCGCGGCTCTCACGCCGGGGGAGTTGCACACCCCGGCCTTCCCGGACGACGGCCACGCCGCGGGCCGCCGGCGCGTGGCGGAGCGCGCCGCGGGCTCGGTCGGGGACCGGGACACGATCGCCGTCGACGCGGGACCGACGGCCTACGCGCTCGCCGGTGCGCTCCCGCCGAGCTTCCGCGGATCGCTCATCACGCACTCGATGCCCGTGCTGACCCTGATGGACGGCCGGCGGCGCGGCTCGCGCACGGTCTCCCTCGGCGGCGAGTTGCTCGGGAACCGGCACGCCTTCGTCGGCCCGTACACCGAGGCCGCCCTGGACCGGCTCCGGGCACGCACGTTCTTCCTCTCGCCCTCCGCCGTCGACGCCCGCGGTGCCTACGCGCACTCTCCGGCCGAGGCGAGTGTGCAGCGGAAGCTGGCGGCCATCGCGGACGAGGTCGTCCTCGTCGCCACCGCGGACGTGTTCGCGGCCTCCGCGCCCGCCCGCATCACGGAGCTGGCGGGTCTCGACCGGGTGGTGACGGATCAGCACCCACCGGCGGCCGTCGCGGCAGTGCTGCGGGCGGCACAGGTGCCGATCGAAGTGGTCGGATGCGCCTGA